A stretch of DNA from Candidatus Methylomirabilota bacterium:
CCGACGTGCTCGCGAAGCAGAAGGGCGGACGTCATGCTTGAGTGGCTCGCCGCGACGCTGCGCAGCTACCCGGAGATCGAGGCGGTCGGCAACACCCGGTTGACGATCTGGGGCAAGGTCATCATCATCCTGCTCACATAGCGGACGCCGCCTCCATGGACTACCTCGTCACCGCGCTTCGGGAGCACCAAGAGCTGGCGATCTTCCTCACGCTGGCGGTCGGCTTCTTCATCGGTAAGCTGCGGATCGGCTCCTTCACCCTGGGCACCGTGGTGGGCACCCTGCTGGCAGGTGTGCTGATCGGCCAGCTCGACATCAAGGTGCCGGGCATCGTGAAGACGGTCTTCTTCGATCTCTTCCTGTTCACGACCGGCTACAAGGTTGGGCCGCAGTTCTTCCGCGGCTTGCGCAAGGACGCGCTGCCCCAGCTGGCGGTGACGGTGGTGCTGTGCGTGACCTGCCTGCTCAGCGCGTTCGCGGCGGCCCGGCTCCTCGGGTACGACATGGGCACCGCGGCGGGACTGCTGGCCGGGGCCTTCACGGAGTCCACCGTCATCGGCACCGCGGCCGACGCGATCAATCGTCTCGACCTCCCGGCGGCCGAGAAGACGGCGCTGGTGAACAACATCCCGGTGGCCTACGCGGTCACGTACCTCATCGGCACCGGCTTCGTCGTGTGGTTCCTGCCCACCGTCGGGCCGTGGCTGATGGGCATCAATCTCCGGGAGGAGGGCCGGCGTCTGCAGGCTGAGGTCGGAGGCGAGGAGTCGATGGAGCCCGGCGTGCGCTCGGCCTTCCAGGCTTTCAGCGTGCGCGCCTACCGGGTGACGGCCGATCGACTCCCAAATCGTACCGTGGCCGAGCTCGAGGCCATGCCGAGGGACCTCCGCGTATCCGTCTGCCGCATCCGCCACGCCGGTCAGATCATCGAGCCCGGCCCGGATACCGTCGTCCACAAGGACGACGTGGTCGCGGTGATGACTCACACCGAGGCCCTGATGGCGCGGGGCGCCCAGATCGGCCCCGAGGTCGACGACCGGGCACTGCTGGACTTTCCGGCCGAGCTGCTCGACGTGGTGGTCACGCAGAAGGGGGTCGTCGGGAAGAGCCTGAGCGAGCTGGCCGCCCTCGAGATGGCCCGCGGCGTCTTCCTGCGCAAGCTCGTCCGGGTCGGACAGACGATGCCGTGGAGCCGCGAGACTCGCATCGATCGCGGCGACGTCCTGAGCCTGGTCGGCGCGAAGGCGAACGTCGAGCGCGCGGCCGCCGCCATCGGCTACGCGGATCGGCCCACCGTCAGCACCGACATGATCTTCGTCGGGCTCGGCATCTTCGTGGGCGGCCTGTTCGGCCTCCTGTCGGTGACGATCGGCGGGGTCCCCATCACCCTGACCGCGAGCGGCGGCGCCCTGATCATGGGCCTGGTGTTTGGCTGGCTTCGCGCGGTGCGGCCCACCTTCGGCCGGATCCCCGAGCCGGCGATGTGGGTCTTCGACACCGTCGGGCTGACCGTTTTCATCGGGGTGGTCGGCCTCAGCGCCGGGCCGAGCTTCGTCTCGGGCCTCGAGCGCTCGGGGCCGAGCCTGCTCCTGGTCGGCCTGATCGTGGCGGCCCTCCCGCACACGATCGCGATTCTCTTCGGCCGGTACGTGCTCCGCATGAATCCCCTCATCCTGCTCGGCGCCTGCTCGGGAGCTGGCACCGTCACCGCCGCGCTCCGAGCTCTCGAGGAGACCTCCCAGAGCAAGCTCCCCGCCCTCGGCTACACCGTGCCGTACGCGGTGGGCAACATCCTGCTCACCGCCTGGGGGCCCGTGATCGTGGCCCTGATGCGCTAGGCGGAGGCGTGGGGTAGAATCCGCGGCGAAATCAGTGCCTGGACCTCACGCGAAACGCAAAGAGGAGATCCATCATCATGACGCTAGTCACCCGAGCGATCGTCGGCACGGCACTCCTGTCTCTCACCCTACCCGTCGGCGCGGCCTGGGCCACCGCGCAGATGCTGACCGACGCCAAGAAGGCCGGCATGCCAGCAAAGAACTGCCAGTACTGCCACAGTGAGGCCATGCCGAAGAAGGGAACGTTCAAGCCGGACTCGCTCAACGACCGCGGCAAGTTCCTGCTGAACGACATGCAGACCCGCCAGTTGAAGGTTCCTGACATGAAGAAGCTCAACGACTTCCCCGGAGGGAAGGAACAGAAGTGAGCCGAGTGGCTCTCGCCTCGGCAGCCACCGCTGCCGGCGAGGGTCTGCCACGGCCCGAGGGCTGGATCGGCACCGCCGAACCAGTTCAAGTAGGTGGCGGCGAGCGGCACGCTAGCTCTCCCGCAGGCGGTACTTCTCGACCGCGTAGGCCTTCTGCTTGAACTTCTGCACCTTGCCGGAGCCGGTGAGCGGGAACCGATCGACGATCTCGACGTATTTCGGCACCTTGAAGTTGGCGATCTTGCCGCGGGCGAAGGCCACGATCTCCTCCGGCTCGAGCGCGACGCCCTCGCGCGCGATCACGAAGGCCATCACCGCCTCGCCCATGATCGGATCGGGCACACCCACGATCGAGACGTCCAGCACCTTCGGGTGCTGCAGGAAGAAGTTCTCGATCTCGGCGGGATAGGTGTTGAACCCGCCCACGATGATCATGTCGGTGAGCCGGCCGGTGATCCGCACGTAGCCGTCCGCGTCCTTCACCGCCATGTCGCCGGTATGGAGCCACCCGTCGCGGATCTTCTCGGCGGTGGCCTGCGGCTTGTTGTAGTAACCCATCATCAGCGTGGGGCCCTTGACGCAGAGCTCGCCTTCCGCGCCGCGGGACAGCTCGAGTCCGGTGGCCGGGTCCACCACCCGATCCTCGATCTCCGACGTCCGGACCCCGACCGTCGCGACTCGCTTCTCGATCGGATCGCCCGACCGCGTCCAGTGGGTACCCCCCGTCGCCTCGGTGAGGCCGTAGACCACCTGCGCGTCCATGCCGAGCCCGCGCTCGCGATCGATGATCCTCCGCATGATCTCGACCGGCACCGGCGCGGCGCCGATCGACCCGGTCCGGAGCGAGCGCAGATCGTGCCGAGGGAAGGCGGGATGCCCCAAAATCGTGATGAACATGGTGGGCACGCCCGAGAAGATCGTCACCCGCTCGGCTTCGATGAGCCGCATCGCCTCGAGTGGATCGAAGACGTCCATGAGCACCTGGGTCGAGGCGACGAGGCAGTTGGCCGCGATGCCGCCCATCGAGCCAAAGATGTGGAAGTAGGGCACCGGCACCAGGTAGCGATCCGCCGAGGTCCAGCCGTGCAGCTCCGTGTAGACCCGGCACTTGAAGTACATGTTGCCGTGCGACAGCAGACACCCTTTGGGCTCGCCGGTGGTGCCCGAGGTGTACAGCATCTCCACCGCGTCCTCGGGCCGGATGACGATGGCGTCGAGCGGGGCGCCGGCGCCGCCGCGGCCCGACCGCTCGACCTCGTCGAACCCGACCGCCCCCGCCGGCCGCGTTCCGCCCAGCACGATCACGTGGCGAAGCATCGGGAAGGCGGCACGGTCCCCGCCCGGGCACAGCTCCCCGAGGATCGCCAGGTAGTCGATCGCGGCGGCTTCGAAGCGGTCGACCATGATCAGGGCGCGGGCATCGGACTGGCGCAGCACGTAGTCGACCTCGAGGGCCTTGTAGCGGCTATTGCAGGTGACCGTCACCGCGCCGATCTTGGCGAGGCCCAGGTTCGCGACGGCCCACTCCACGCGGTTCGGCATCCAGAGGACCACGTGATCGCCGGGGCCGAGACCCAGCGCGAGCAGGCCGCGCGCGAAATCGTCCGCGCGGCGCTTCAGCTCGGCGTAGGTGACCCGCTCCTTCTTGAAGACGATCGCCTCGCGGTCCGGGTGCTGCGCGGCGGCGCGGTCCACCATCTGGCCGAGCGTGAGCGCGGCGCCGAGGTCGATCATCGCACCGAGGTCTGCTCGATGTGCTCCAGCAGCTGGCGCGCCCGCGAGGCCGCCACCGCGAGGTCCTC
This window harbors:
- the aspT gene encoding aspartate-alanine antiporter, producing the protein MDYLVTALREHQELAIFLTLAVGFFIGKLRIGSFTLGTVVGTLLAGVLIGQLDIKVPGIVKTVFFDLFLFTTGYKVGPQFFRGLRKDALPQLAVTVVLCVTCLLSAFAAARLLGYDMGTAAGLLAGAFTESTVIGTAADAINRLDLPAAEKTALVNNIPVAYAVTYLIGTGFVVWFLPTVGPWLMGINLREEGRRLQAEVGGEESMEPGVRSAFQAFSVRAYRVTADRLPNRTVAELEAMPRDLRVSVCRIRHAGQIIEPGPDTVVHKDDVVAVMTHTEALMARGAQIGPEVDDRALLDFPAELLDVVVTQKGVVGKSLSELAALEMARGVFLRKLVRVGQTMPWSRETRIDRGDVLSLVGAKANVERAAAAIGYADRPTVSTDMIFVGLGIFVGGLFGLLSVTIGGVPITLTASGGALIMGLVFGWLRAVRPTFGRIPEPAMWVFDTVGLTVFIGVVGLSAGPSFVSGLERSGPSLLLVGLIVAALPHTIAILFGRYVLRMNPLILLGACSGAGTVTAALRALEETSQSKLPALGYTVPYAVGNILLTAWGPVIVALMR
- a CDS encoding AMP-binding protein; the encoded protein is MIDLGAALTLGQMVDRAAAQHPDREAIVFKKERVTYAELKRRADDFARGLLALGLGPGDHVVLWMPNRVEWAVANLGLAKIGAVTVTCNSRYKALEVDYVLRQSDARALIMVDRFEAAAIDYLAILGELCPGGDRAAFPMLRHVIVLGGTRPAGAVGFDEVERSGRGGAGAPLDAIVIRPEDAVEMLYTSGTTGEPKGCLLSHGNMYFKCRVYTELHGWTSADRYLVPVPYFHIFGSMGGIAANCLVASTQVLMDVFDPLEAMRLIEAERVTIFSGVPTMFITILGHPAFPRHDLRSLRTGSIGAAPVPVEIMRRIIDRERGLGMDAQVVYGLTEATGGTHWTRSGDPIEKRVATVGVRTSEIEDRVVDPATGLELSRGAEGELCVKGPTLMMGYYNKPQATAEKIRDGWLHTGDMAVKDADGYVRITGRLTDMIIVGGFNTYPAEIENFFLQHPKVLDVSIVGVPDPIMGEAVMAFVIAREGVALEPEEIVAFARGKIANFKVPKYVEIVDRFPLTGSGKVQKFKQKAYAVEKYRLRES